TTACAGTTTTTTGTATTGGTAGAATGTTTTCGAACCATAATAACTAGTAAAAATATAAGAAAGTAATTTGGTGAATAGTTCTAGTATTCTAATGGATTATTAAGAATCATAGAAACTATTGTATGAATCAAATAAGATGTTAAGATATTTTGGACTATATTGTAtggattattgattttattagcGTAAAAATGACCTTAtcatttgttatatcctagtgaagatcaaattacgagtaacttctgagagctattaatggactaatattatctgtgtattcttatggtataactattcagtaactagactgtgtatatctatattcctcctattataagctttattttgacctatggatTATTaatgtacgatttactgttgtTAAGTTATACTGTTATTTGATTACCGTCTCCaatgttcacagccactttttggctttattgtgtataaatgttatttcctattttatagtgCGATGCGGTTTGTTTggctgatatataaaccaagtatgtttgaaataaatgattcgcatagtggaagctgttattgaCGCTCTAGACTCAATCGGAAGGCCTAGGAGGAAAAGGGATCAATaaagacgctaggctgctcataccgaccgaacgtcattggtttagtacagtcaTTCAATAACAACGTTGAACTTCGTATATACGTACATCAGTGCgaattgccataccacattagcacagagatacagttgtcgattcaaatcccgtagtggtagaggtagtaagagtataagcagtaatcggaaacattagggtttgaagatgttattcaaggagtataatccagtgaaatagatTCGAAAAGAGACAATGAGAATTCAGGAGGACAGAAAGAGTGGATGTACCtatgccattgcaaacgattttgagccatgtcattcaagatctctaaccatcggttccTATCGTCTTGCGGATccaaaccaggtagtctacacctagcaACATGGCTTAgtgcacttgtcagtgacttcatggatgtttagtacagtacaagagtgaataaattacgtgataactaATCGGACGTATAGTTACAACATCACTTTTTCTTATAGTTGAAACTCAATAAATCACTGATCCAATTATATAACAATGATAAACAATTCAATAGGAgatgaatattaaattattatcatttatttaataatcattataaagtaatatcatcattgatagtAGTAAATAATGTATATGTTTACAATAACATGAATAAATGCtttatactatactatactattCAATATTACAAAGATTCAATTGATTTCTTATAGGAGATTGTAGGGAAATTCTGTCACACTATGACGAAACAATCATCTACACCTTTtacaagataataataataataataaggatcaATTGTAGAAACAAGAAGACAACAGTcaagatgaagaagaagaagaaacaaatGTATCCACAGATAAAGTACAATATTGATACATATTCATTTcttgataataacaattatgaATGTTCATTGTGGTCTTCTATTAACAAGAAATAAACAAACGTCTGTTAACAATTGGATAAAGAAAATGAATACATTTCAAAAGTAAATAAGAGTAGaatagagaaaaacaaaaaaaaaaatttgtatttcgattttttaattaaaaaaaaagaaaacatagcAACAACAGGAACAACCATGACGACGACGATGGATAAacaaattacaataaaataaaccctaatgataaataagaaaaagaaaccgGTAATAATGTAGCATGAAGAATGATACCATGCAGAAGATATGATTTATGAATAAGTGGATGAAGGAAGAATTTTTCAAATACAtaagtatatacatatacatatatatgtatatcttaGATTAGTTACATGCATCATCAATCTAggcatacacacacacacacatccaaatgtaaaaaatgaagTTGTAACTAAGATCAAAATCACAGGTCTCTCTTCCTTATCAAgttattatttcaaaatgaaactATTCACAATTACTATACCTATCACATATGCATAATCAGAAGAGAAAAacaaatgatgataatgatggctTATGGAAGAAAGTTGATCGAACTAAGCCATAGAAACAGAGAGACGGTGGGGAGAGAAAGAGATGAAATAACTCTGTTCTTTTCTTTCTATGCATATGATACCGTTATTAATAAATTGATATTAGGAAGTTATTTTCAATTGGTTGGTTAGTTCTATAATGAATAACCAGTATACATATTACTTAGTATTCAGATTGTTTGGCACAAGTAAAAAAAAAGTAAAGGAACAGACACACATACATTCACACAAAATGAATGGGgaaacaaatttaaaatacatcttttatttttcaaaaaaaaaaaactttatatATAACCATTATTGAGCATGAAATCTGAAGATTGAGGAAGAGTAGTTGTATACGaggacgatgatgatgatgtttgtTGAACTGATGGTGTTGATAAATGCTGATGTTGTTGTGACATTGATCCAGTATCTTTCATTGTTGACATTATACTTTTTCGATCTGTCTGCATACTTGCATTATtactaccattactattatttttattatcatcaataccATTACTATGATTATGATCATCTATACCATTTTCACCGTTTGTAATACTATTCTCTGTGACAAATGAATTTGAAGAAATTGACTTCATcgatgttgttgttgtcattATAGAAGTACCAGTTTGTATAACAggatttaaacaataaaattgtgGTCTAGCACgatttaaaattttaataaattcaaaTGTTTTAGCACGCATTCTTCGATGAATATAACCTTTGGAACATTTTATATGATAATGTAAATAATTGCGTAATATATGAATAAGATTGATAGTACGTGAAGATGCTTGTGGTGTAAGATGTCGAGGAAATAGAACTGTAAAAAAGAGAGCGATGAATAGAGAACAGATGAGAAGGTAACACTTAATTGATtactatttaaattcattaagGATTTGTTAAACTTTTAAAGCTGAAAATACTATCTTTCTACTTAAATCAAATCAAGTGGATTAAGGATTTCGAATCCAAGATACTAAATACTTGAAAGAAATGCTACATAGATTAGCTGGGCTAGACATCGCTTAAGGGAACTATTAAATCTTTATCTGATAACAGAGATAAATTGTAATTTACTGTAAATATATGGAAACAATATGAAGTGACTTGTATTGATTCCTATTTATGACACCTACATGAATTTATTCTGTACACTTGTATTTATCCTTGCCAAGTAATCACGTGTTAATCTTATGCACTTTTTGTATATGCATATGTGTGGACGTATTGTTATGTCAATACGGCAGCTAAAGCTATGTTAACTTCcaggactaatattatatacatatatattcttatggcataataataattattattatcataagctttcatctGATCCATcaactactattatacgatttactgttgtTCATTACAGTCTCCCCTACTTACAGCCACTTTTCGGTTTGATCATGTATGattgttatttatattattgtgtGATGCGGTCTGATCTGTTAGTATATAAACTACATCTGTCcgaaatatataaaaattggACGCTAGTTACTGGTTTGTAGACTTTAGGGCAAGTCAGAGTGAGctgtagaatatatatatatgtatccacGTTCAACTAACTTACCAAATGTAATATAAGCCACATTATCACCGACAGCTGCATCTGTTCCAACTAATTCACTAGGAGGTACTGACTGAGAATATAGAACTTGAGGCGCTCGATCAAAACGTCGTCGGACTTCAGTTAATTCCTAAATCGAAAAGAGAATAAGACACTTGGTGAATAGTTCGACATTCACATATTAACAAAAGCTTAGACATTTTGGTTAACAATATAATCGACATTGGTTACAAAatgttatttgattattatatcaataaaatgatTCTTTATCTGCTgctgtaactaaattttgttcaAAATAAATCTGTTATTACTGAAATATTAGAACGAGTTTTAATCCTAGACTTAAGTCAACTGGAAAACTAATCAGTTACACCTCGCTTCTTGTGACTGCTTTTGAGGCATGTCAgctaacatctccaaacactgaCCAGGGTTACCGCGCATATACTAACCACGTAGACTATACCTATCCACATATCTCAGACATACAGTCAAAAGCTTCGTAGGTTGATGTAAATGGTTGAATAGACGTAATATCTGTATCAACCGCTTTAACTGATGATTCGAAATTAGAGGATGCTATATAGCTGTTTTATCTGAGTGTTGGTTACCAAATATTCCGTACGAAGTCGGAAGTAGTGAGCCTTCACGTAGGTTAATTAGTCAGCACTCAATAGTCTAATTTGACGCAACATTTTCGAGTGAAACAAATGCCAAGCACCAAAAGTATTGAGTGATCCTCACTTTGAATAGGTCATTAGCAGAagcaaagaaaataaaaaacagTGGATTATAACCCTAAAATAATAAGATTACCACCAAAGTTGAAGGTCGTGGTTTCTCAGAAGTCCAAAGTTAACATTAAAACAATCAGTTCAGTCATTTTGtgataaaaagaataaatatggAACGTAAAACCTGACACATTTCCTTGGTTCGAGTTGTCACAACACATACCAACACAGGGATGTAAAACTATTTCAAGACTAGTAATAAAGTATTATAAGTAGTAGTGTTAGAGAAAATTAGATATGGAACTAAGAGAAAAGATGTAGGAGGATTTCGTGAATCATGATTTAAATACACCTGGGACGTTTTGAACAATTCGGAGTCATTTCACTTAAATTATCTAATTATTAGTTGCGATAATCACACCGACTTCAACCATGTAGCTACGTATCTTTAGTTATCGTATAGAAGTCAGAAGAAAGCTAGAAAAGACCAAATTCAAGActtggcatcagtccataaagtcaatGACTAATGGTCTGAGTTATGTTGATCGATGCGCATTGCCTGGTTGATGACCgagtgttagcgggacatagattggattaaatcaTGCTCAATGCACACTTGCGTTGGCGCACGCTGATTGgttaattcttatccaatcagcgctagtcgatacttggagaatactctagaatcttctcatgtaaaaactataaatatactaacgtttttcctattgtgcttcttacttcccatctaaccttgttatttggaatagaatctctttcctgttcaaccgtattctgatttggggacttgtcaaGTGAACTgatgtccaagaatactaagcaaaaggaatagctgggttataatcgtaagagagaattataacatcGAGTGATAGtcataatcaatggttggagacgttGATCATACTAGCAAAGATGTATCCACTCCTTGTCTTGTCATAGTTCTTGAGTTTCAATGTTTAGTCTATCTTATTATCCTTGCTACtaaattatctaaactatgttacTATTCCATCTTCACTTCTTCTTAGTATATTGATGCAACATGACAAATTGGATCAAGGAACATATGTACCAGGTTTTATGTTGATTATGGATGATTGAGTCTTTACTTCAATATAACTTAATAGTGTATGTTTACGCATATTTAAATACAGATTTTCAT
This DNA window, taken from Schistosoma haematobium chromosome 7, whole genome shotgun sequence, encodes the following:
- the ARPC2_3 gene encoding Actin- protein 2/3 complex subunit 2, variant 2 (EggNog:ENOG410VAF9~COG:Z~BUSCO:EOG091G0BUH), whose translation is MIFLEILNRAVEESLLYRFENAKNGLKFEKFNQTLADFDGAIYHLRSVPNDRSKILVSITLNFFQELQEHGANEVLKREYGQYLLNKPEDGCSVSLLYDLEHLPEDYALIAQKAALLKRNCFAAVFEKFFEFHASMGENAVGCKKAVIHYRPDETLYISALADRVTVIFSTVFKESDDLIIAKVFLQELTEVRRRFDRAPQVLYSQSVPPSELVGTDAAVGDNVAYITFVLFPRHLTPQASSRTINLIHILRNYLHYHIKCSKGYIHRRMRAKTFEFIKILNRARPQFYCLNPVIQTGTSIMTTTTSMKSISSNSFVTENSITNGENGIDDHNHSNGIDDNKNNSNGSNNASMQTDRKSIMSTMKDTGSMSQQHQHLSTPSVQQTSSSSSSYTTTLPQSSDFMLNNGYI
- the ARPC2_3 gene encoding Actin- protein 2/3 complex subunit 2, variant 3 (EggNog:ENOG410VAF9~COG:Z); the protein is MLPWVKTLLVVKKLSYITDQMKHLFLYCYSYISALADRVTVIFSTVFKESDDLIIAKVFLQELTEVRRRFDRAPQVLYSQSVPPSELVGTDAAVGDNVAYITFVLFPRHLTPQASSRTINLIHILRNYLHYHIKCSKGYIHRRMRAKTFEFIKILNRARPQFYCLNPVIQTGTSIMTTTTSMKSISSNSFVTENSITNGENGIDDHNHSNGIDDNKNNSNGSNNASMQTDRKSIMSTMKDTGSMSQQHQHLSTPSVQQTSSSSSSYTTTLPQSSDFMLNNGYI
- the ARPC2_3 gene encoding Actin- protein 2/3 complex subunit 2 (EggNog:ENOG410VAF9~COG:Z); this translates as MRAKTFEFIKILNRARPQFYCLNPVIQTGTSIMTTTTSMKSISSNSFVTENSITNGENGIDDHNHSNGIDDNKNNSNGSNNASMQTDRKSIMSTMKDTGSMSQQHQHLSTPSVQQTSSSSSSYTTTLPQSSDFMLNNGYI